The Desmonostoc muscorum LEGE 12446 genome includes a region encoding these proteins:
- a CDS encoding glycoside hydrolase, producing MSHPLYVAFIWHQHQPLYKSPGSGVSLSPSQQYRLPWVRLHGTKDYLDLILILERYPKLHQTVNLVPSLILQLEDYIAGTAFDPYLTASLTPDDQLSQQQREFIIQHFFDANHHTLIDPHPRYAELYHQRQEKGQSWCLANWELSDYGDLLAWHNLAWIDPLFWDDPQIATWLKQGRNFTLSDRQRIYSKQREILSRIIPQHRKMQQAGQLEVTTTPYTHPILPLLADTNSGRVAVPNMTLPEQRFQWAEDIPRHLRKAWNFYKDRFGQIPRGLWPSEQSVSPSILPHIINQGFKWICSDEAVLGWTLKHFFHRDGAGNVEQPELLYRPYRLQTPEGDLSIVFRDHRLSDLIGFTYSAMPAKQAAADLVGHLQAIARTQRDSQSQQPWLVTIALDGENCWEYYPQDGKPFLEALYQTLSNEPHLKLVTVSEFLEQFPATATIPGEQLHSGSWVDGSFTTWIGDPAKNRAWDYLTEARNLLASHPEATEENNPEAWEALYAAEGSDWFWWFGAGHSSNQDAVFDQLFREHLFGIYKALNEPVPPYLKQPVEVHQAQANHRPQGFIHPIIDGKGDEQDWDKAGRLEIGGARGTMHNSSLVQRLWYGVDHLNFYLRVDFKSGVVPGRDLPTELNLLWYYPDKTMVNSPVPLADVPDAAPMNYLFHHLLEINLLTQSIYFREAGDNYQWHSRTSRAQAALNSCLELAVPWADLQVPPDYPLRLILVLADEGRFCNYFPENALIPIEVP from the coding sequence ATGTCCCATCCCCTCTACGTCGCTTTTATCTGGCATCAACATCAGCCGCTGTACAAATCTCCTGGCAGCGGCGTTTCGCTATCTCCTAGTCAGCAGTATCGCTTACCTTGGGTACGTTTGCATGGCACTAAAGATTATTTGGATTTGATATTAATCCTAGAACGGTATCCTAAGTTACACCAAACGGTGAATTTAGTACCATCGCTGATATTGCAACTGGAAGATTATATTGCTGGCACTGCTTTTGACCCTTACCTCACAGCTAGTTTGACACCGGACGATCAACTGAGCCAACAACAGCGGGAATTCATTATTCAACACTTTTTTGATGCCAATCACCATACGCTGATCGATCCTCATCCCCGCTATGCCGAGTTGTATCACCAAAGGCAGGAAAAAGGGCAAAGTTGGTGTTTGGCAAATTGGGAATTGTCAGATTATGGTGATTTGCTGGCTTGGCACAATCTGGCTTGGATCGATCCGCTGTTTTGGGATGACCCACAAATTGCCACTTGGTTAAAGCAGGGTCGGAATTTTACTTTAAGCGATCGCCAGCGCATTTATTCCAAACAACGAGAAATCCTCAGTCGCATTATCCCCCAACATCGGAAAATGCAACAGGCGGGACAATTAGAAGTTACCACCACGCCCTACACTCACCCGATTTTACCTTTGCTAGCTGATACTAACTCTGGTCGAGTAGCTGTGCCAAATATGACACTACCTGAGCAGCGGTTTCAGTGGGCAGAAGATATCCCGCGTCACTTACGGAAAGCTTGGAACTTTTATAAAGACCGCTTTGGACAGATACCCCGTGGTTTATGGCCTTCCGAACAGTCAGTAAGTCCGTCAATACTTCCACATATTATTAACCAAGGATTTAAGTGGATATGCTCAGATGAGGCGGTTTTAGGATGGACGCTGAAACACTTTTTCCATCGGGATGGGGCAGGGAATGTAGAACAACCAGAACTTCTGTACCGACCGTATCGCCTGCAAACCCCAGAAGGTGACTTGTCAATTGTGTTTCGTGACCACAGGTTATCAGATTTGATTGGCTTTACCTATAGCGCCATGCCAGCAAAACAGGCAGCTGCGGACTTAGTGGGACATTTGCAAGCGATCGCCAGAACCCAAAGAGACAGCCAAAGTCAACAACCTTGGCTCGTTACCATCGCTTTGGATGGCGAGAACTGCTGGGAATATTATCCCCAAGACGGTAAACCCTTCCTAGAAGCTTTATATCAAACCTTAAGCAACGAACCCCACCTCAAACTCGTCACCGTCTCCGAATTTCTCGAACAATTTCCAGCCACAGCCACCATCCCCGGAGAACAACTACACAGCGGTTCTTGGGTAGATGGCAGTTTCACCACTTGGATTGGCGATCCCGCCAAAAATCGTGCTTGGGATTACCTTACAGAAGCTAGGAATTTATTGGCGAGTCATCCAGAAGCAACGGAAGAAAATAACCCAGAAGCTTGGGAAGCCTTGTATGCCGCAGAGGGTTCCGATTGGTTTTGGTGGTTTGGTGCTGGACATTCCTCAAATCAGGATGCCGTCTTTGATCAGTTGTTTCGAGAACATCTGTTTGGCATTTACAAAGCCTTAAATGAACCTGTACCGCCCTATCTCAAACAACCAGTAGAGGTTCACCAAGCACAGGCAAACCATCGCCCACAAGGGTTTATTCATCCAATTATTGATGGCAAAGGAGATGAACAAGACTGGGACAAAGCTGGACGCTTAGAAATCGGGGGGGCGCGGGGAACAATGCACAACAGCAGCCTCGTCCAGCGACTTTGGTATGGGGTGGATCACCTCAATTTCTATTTGCGAGTGGATTTTAAAAGTGGTGTTGTGCCGGGGCGGGATTTGCCAACAGAGTTGAATTTGCTATGGTACTATCCAGACAAAACAATGGTCAACAGCCCAGTTCCCTTGGCAGATGTCCCAGATGCAGCCCCAATGAATTATCTTTTCCACCATCTTCTGGAAATTAATTTGCTGACACAATCAATTTATTTTCGGGAAGCTGGAGACAATTATCAATGGCATTCTCGCACTAGTCGCGCTCAAGCAGCTTTAAATAGTTGTTTAGAGTTGGCAGTACCCTGGGCAGATTTGCAAGTTCCGCCAGATTATCCCCTGCGCTTGATTTTGGTGCTTGCTGATGAAGGGCGTTTTTGTAACTACTTCCCAGAAAATGCTTTGATTCCCATTGAGGTGCCGTAA
- a CDS encoding DUF4394 domain-containing protein, with translation MKLSKLGTVFTALVVAAIFDLLSVAKPAAAVSLVGLTEDNNLVLFDSSNPTSTSTVSITGVDGTLLGIDRRPANNLIYGLTNTNNIYTINPFTGAASLVSTLSVPFTGGTISGVDFNPVPDRLRVVGSNDQNYRINVDTGAVIVDGTLNPGDPNITAVAYTNVDNNPATGTTLYNIDYISDALFIQNPPNAGTLGLVGSLGLDIISAAGFDIFTDNGVNTAFAALTPTSISGSNLYTIDLTTGAATSVGTISGGKRLIGLTAVVPEPNIGLGALLGVGVFALLGRRPKLVR, from the coding sequence ATGAAATTAAGTAAGCTAGGTACAGTCTTCACTGCACTGGTAGTAGCAGCGATATTTGATCTACTCAGCGTCGCCAAACCTGCGGCGGCCGTTAGTCTGGTGGGCCTAACTGAAGACAACAATTTAGTTCTTTTTGATTCCAGCAATCCCACCAGTACTAGCACTGTCTCAATCACTGGGGTCGATGGTACTTTGTTGGGCATTGACCGTCGCCCAGCTAACAATCTGATCTATGGTCTCACGAATACTAACAACATATACACCATTAACCCGTTCACTGGTGCTGCTTCTCTTGTAAGTACCCTCTCCGTACCCTTTACCGGCGGCACTATTTCTGGAGTAGACTTCAACCCAGTACCCGATCGCCTACGGGTCGTTGGTAGCAATGACCAAAACTACCGCATCAACGTGGATACTGGTGCAGTTATTGTTGATGGGACATTGAACCCAGGAGATCCCAATATTACTGCTGTAGCATACACCAATGTTGATAATAATCCAGCAACCGGAACTACACTGTACAATATTGACTACATTAGTGATGCATTATTTATACAGAATCCGCCTAATGCTGGCACTTTGGGGCTAGTAGGTTCTCTCGGTTTGGACATTATCTCAGCAGCAGGGTTTGACATCTTCACAGACAATGGGGTGAATACTGCCTTTGCGGCACTGACTCCAACCTCGATATCCGGCTCCAATCTATACACCATCGACTTGACCACAGGTGCTGCTACTTCAGTAGGCACCATCAGCGGCGGTAAGCGTCTTATCGGCCTGACAGCTGTTGTCCCTGAGCCTAACATTGGTCTTGGCGCTTTGCTCGGTGTTGGTGTTTTTGCTCTATTAGGTCGTCGCCCTAAGTTGGTCCGATAG